A stretch of the Nerophis ophidion isolate RoL-2023_Sa linkage group LG27, RoL_Noph_v1.0, whole genome shotgun sequence genome encodes the following:
- the LOC133544193 gene encoding activator of basal transcription 1-like, which yields MPAQKEEEDRRSTTQEEEEDRRSTTQDEEEDRKSTTEEEDEDRKQTVEEEEEDMKQTVEEEEEDMKQTVEEEEEDTTIRDDGDAVEIRQKKRTLKGAALTSSSDRKCVPGILYLGHIPPRFRPKHLRNLMSVYGEIGRVFLQPEDGEVKKRKRKAGSRRCDFTEGWVEFRDKRVAKRVAASLHNTPMATRKRQTFTSDLWCIKYLHRFQWTHLSERLAYEQMVLKQRLRTEVSQAKRETNFYLDAVDKSAHMDKVRKRKKDDAQQVEERTWDFTQRQTEEEIQKKKKKRKDAVSQKQQDKDRLHQQKSQSNVSLLAKIFNSQQP from the exons ATGCCTGCtcagaaggaagaggaggacagGAGGTCGACAactcaggaggaagaggaggacagaAGGTCGACAACTCAGGACGAAGAGGAGGACAGAAAGTCGACAACTGAAGAGGAAGACGAGGACAGGAAGCAGACTgttgaggaggaagaggaggacatgAAGCAGACTgttgaggaggaagaggaggacatgAAGCAGACTgttgaggaggaagaggaggacacaACAATCAGAGATGATGGCGATGCAGTAGAAATAAGGCAGAAAAAGAGAACTCTTAAAGGGGCAGCACTGACTTCTTCCTCAGACAGGAAGTGTGTTCCAGGGATTTTGTACCTGGGTCACATTCCTCCGAGATTCCGGCCTAAACACCTGAGGAACCTGATGTCCGTCTACGGCGAGATTGGACGTGTTTTCCTGCAACCCGAAG atggcgAGGTCAAGAAGCGGAAGAGGAAGGCCGGGTCAAGGAGGTGCGACTTCACCGAGGGCTGGGTTGAGTTTCGGGACAAACGCGTGGCCAAGCGAGTGGCGGCGTCTCTCCACAACACTCCCATGGCCACAAGGAAACGCCAGACATTCACATCAGACCTGTGGTGCATAAAG TACCTGCACAGGTTCCAGTGGACACACCTGAGCGAGCGTCTGGCCTACGAGCAGATGGTTCTAAAGCAGCGCCTGCGGACTGAAGTGTCGCAGGCCAAGAGGGAGACCAACTTCTACCTGGACGCCGTGGACAAGAGCGCTCACATGGACAAAGTGAGGAAGAGAAAGAAGGACGACGCACAGCAG GTGGAGGAGCGCACCTGGGACTTCACACAGCGGCAAACGGAGGAGGAGatccagaagaagaagaagaaacgaAAAGACGCAGTTAGCCAGAAGCAGCAGGACAAGGACCGCCTCCACCAGCAAAAGAGCCAATCAAATGTCTCCTTGCTGGCAAAGATTTTTAACAGCCAACAGCCTTAG